Below is a window of Lacrimispora xylanolytica DNA.
AAAATCTGGAAGTAGAAGATCTTCTTCGGAAATTCGAAGAGGCCAGCGGAGAAGAGTTCTCCAATGACCGTATGATTTTAGCAAATTAGCAGTAAAAGCATGGGATGGGAACCGCTTTCGGGCAGAGTACCATCCCATATTTTTACAAAAATTTAATAGATTTTTGAATTACGTATCATAATGTAACATAATCTTAATAAATTTTTGTGAGACAAATATCGCAAATCATGACAAAATATGCTATACTAAGGCGGATAAACTCATAGTCCAAATCGGTTGTCCGGTGAAAATATGACAATGGAGAGAAAGTACAGAATGGATAATAAAAACGACAATAAAGATTATGTGATCCGTTTGGATAAAGCAAGAAAGAGCCGCGGTAAGAATGATTATAAAAAGTATCTTATAGCAGGAGGTGCCGGTGTTTTACTGGTGGCTGGTGTCATTACAGCCGGAGCCTTCGCAAAGCGCAATGGAGGAGGTGCCGCAGCTGCAGCTCTGGCTACCGCTTCAGAGGCTGTGAATCAGGCAACTGCTAATAATGACGAAGCAGTAAAAGCATCGGAAGAAGCGATCAAACAGGCGGAAGAGATGAAGAAGGTGGTAGCTTCTTATAAAAATCTTGGAATTGTCAAGGCTTCCGGTTATTTAAACATCAGAAAGACTCCTGGTACCGATGGGGATGTTATTGGAAAGCTGCAGAGTGACGGTGCCTGTGATATTTTAGAAAAGACAGAAGATGGCTGGTATAAGATTACTTCTGGAGGAATCGAAGGCTATATTAATTCAGAGTATGTGCTGACAGGAGAGGAAGCAGTTAAAAAAGCAGAAAGTCTGGTAAAATTAAGAGCAGTTATTAAAGCGGACAGCATGAATATCAGAAAAGAAGCTTCCAAAAGCTCGGATCCGGTGGGGCAGGCTCTTGCCGATGAAAGATATGAGGTGCTTGATCAAACCGAAGGCTGGATAAAGATTTCAACCGGATATCTTTCCTCTGATTATGTAACATTAGAATACTCTTTAAATGAAGCGAGAAAACTGGATTTAAAAGCAATGGTCTTTAATTACTATAAGAATATCGGAATATCTGATGTAGATAATTATTTAAATGTGAGAGAAGAGCCTAACGAAAAAGGGAAGGTAATCGCTAAGATGCCAAGTAAAGCTGCCGGTGAGATTTTAGAGACAACGGCCGACGGCTGGTATAAGATCCAATCAGGAAGCATTACAGGCTATGTAAAATCAGATTATATTCTGACCGGGCAGGCGGCAAAGGATGAAGCCATGCAGGTTGCCCAGCTAATGGCCATTGTAAATACGGATATGCTGAATGCAAGATCAGAACCCAGTACGGATTCCAAGATCTGGACTCAGATATCCAACAACGAAAGATATCCTGTATTAAAGCAGGTAGACGGCTGGGTAGAGATTGAGCTGGAGGAAGACAGCAGTGCCTATGTGGCTACTGACTTTGTGGATGTACGTTACGCTCTTCCTCAGGCCATCAAATTCTCACCCCTTGAGGAAAAGGCCAATGCCCAATCCTCCTTAAGAACTCAGATTGTCAATTATGCGCTGCAGTTTTTAGGAAACCCATACGTATGGGGCGGAACCAGCCTGACAAAGGGAGCAGATTGTTCCGGCTTTACCATGTCCGTATATTCTAAGTTTGGTATCGGCCTGCCTCATTATTCCGGCTCACAGGCTGGAAAAGGGACTGCTGTAAAGTCATCAGAGATGAAGCCTGGAGATCTTCTGTTCTACGCCAACAGCAAAGGAACCATCAATCACGTTGCCATGTATATTGGTAACGGCCAGATTGTTCACGCGGCCAGCAGACGAAGCGGCATCAAGATCTCTACCTGGAATTACCGTTCACCAGTAAAGATCCGTAATATGGTAGGAGATTAAATAAAAATAATAACGTAACTCATAAGAAAGCCCAGATGACCGGATTCATATCCAGTCTTCTGGGCTTATATTATTTATCGGTTTTCTTTTTTGTCACGGTTATAATTGATTAAGCATCCGGATTTTACGATGGCCCGTTCTTCCGGAGTCATATCTGCAATGTGTAGATTGATCTCCTGAATGGGATTGCCCTCTTCATTGCGGATCACATAGGCCTTGATTTTTTCCATATCTCCATCGAGAGCAGTACGAATATCAGGCACATAGATAAAGTCACCTACTTCAAACGCCGGCTCCTCATCAAGAAGGAAGGGAAGCATTCCCCAGTTCATGACATTGGAACGATACCGCTTGGTTGCATATTCATTGGCAATATTGGCAAGACCGCCAAGAACTCTTTGACAGCTTGCCGCCTGCTCTCTGGCAGAACCATCACCTGGCTTAACCGCATAGAGTACACTTCCTATTTCAGTCTCAGAAGCCTTAAGCTCCGGCTGATCTAAGTAAAGGCGCAGTGCATGAAATGCTTTTTCTAATTCGCTGTCTGCTTTAAGTGGACATTCCCCATTTTTACGAGCTTTCTCCAGCTCATTGACCTGCTTGGATCTTCCTACATATTCCGGATCCCGGCGGGATAATGTATATTCCGCAAGGCCAAGCGGATTAGAGCGGAAAGAAGAGGTCTCACCAGATGGAATCAGTTCATCTGTGGTAGTAACCGGATCCATAATTTTTGAACATACTTTAAGGATAATATTATCGGTCAGAGAGCTCATGGCCGGCCAATCTTTAATATTAGGGCCATTGACCAGTTCAGCTTCTGCTTGAGGAGCATCGTATCCCTGATAAACTCTTCTTTCATAAGAAGAGGAATCAAATTCATATGCCGGCACTTCATAACCATCTACAACGCTTTCGGCAGAGGTGAGAAGTCCGCCGTTTGCTGCTGTGGCTGCGATGGATCTCGCATCCATAAGAGCAACACAAGAAATCTGACCATTTCCAGGCTTGGAGCCTTCCCGGTTAGGGAAGTTTCTTGTGGTATGACGTATGCTTAATGCATTATTGGATGGAGTATCACCTGCTCCGAAGCATGGGCCGCAGAATGCAGTACGGATGGTAGCACCTGCAGTCATTAGCTCTGTAATAGCACCTTTCTTCACCAGATCCATATAAACCGGCTGAGAAGACGGATAAACAGACAGATTAAATACATCGTTGCCGCAGTCTTTGCCGCTTAAAATATGGGCAGCCATCATAACGTTGGAGTAATTACCTCCCGCACATCCTGCAATCACTCCCTGCTGAACCATAAGCTTTCCGTCAACGATCTTATCCGTAAGAGAGAGCTTCACTCCTGATTTTCCGGTATACTGATCGGCTTCCTTTTCCACGGTTCTTAAGATATCTGCCAGATTGGCGTTAAGCTCATCAATTTCATAGGTATTGCTTGGATGGAATGGGAGAGCAATCATAGGTTTAATTGCGCTTAGATCCACGGTGACAACGCCATCATAATAAGCAACGTCAGCTGGATTTAATTCTTTATAATCATCGCCTCTGCCGTGAAGGGTCAAATAAGCTTTCGTATCTTCGTCAGTTCTCCACACAGAAGAAAGACAGGTGGTTTCTGTTGTCATTACATCCACGCCGTTTCTGTAATCCGTATCCATGGAAGAGACGCCAGGTCCTACAAATTCCATGATTTTATTCTTCACATAGCCGTTTTTAAATACCTTGCCGATAATGGCCAGTGCCACATCGTGAGGTCCTACGGCAGGAGATGGTTTGCCGGTAAGATAGATAGCGACCACTCCCGGATATGTAACGTCATAGGTATCCAGAAGAAGCTGTTTTACAAGCTCGCCTCCTCCTTCGCCGATTGCCATGGTTCCAAGGGCACCATATCTGGTATGGCTGTCAGAGCCAAGAATCATGCGGCCGCATCCTGCCATCATTTCACGCATATACTGGTGAATAACTGCAATATGCGGAGGTACAAAAATACCACCGTACTTTTTGGCGGCGGAAAGGCCAAAGACATGATCATCCTCATTAATAGTACCGCCTACCGCGCATAAGGAGTTATGGCAGTTGGTCAACACATAAGGTATCGGGAATTCCTTGAGTCCCGAAGCCCGGGCAGTCTGAACGATTCCTACAAAGGTAATATCGTGGGAAGCCATTGAGTCAAAACGAAGCTTTAAATGCTCCATATTGCCTGAGGTATTGTGGGCCTCTAAAATGGAGTAGGCAATGGTTCCTTTTGCTGCGTCTTCTTTGCTGACGGTGTTTCCCGTGAGAGCAGCGATTTTTGCGCTATCTTCCTCTGGAATGAGCTCCGTTCCATTTATAAGGTAAGCTCCGCCTTCATATAATTTTACCATAATTATCGTTCCTCTCTTTTTATGTAGGGATTTGTTTCACCCACGTATTTTGTTGCAGGACGCATGATTCTTCCGTCATACATTTTATTTTCAATATTGTGTGCCAGCCAGCCTGCCATGCGTGCACAGACGAATAAAGGAGTGTACATATCCTCTGGAATCTGCAGCATTTGATAGGCAAAGCCGCTGTAAAAGTCCACGTTGTTGGACAAGGATTTTCCGTTTCCAGCCAGACAGGCTTTGGCAACGGTTTCAAACTTCGTCAGGAATTCGTATTCATCCAATCGTTTTTTCTCTTTTGCAAGCTTTTCACAACAGTCTTTTAAAAGATCTGCTCTGGGGTCAGATACCGTGTAAACCGCATGGCCCAGGCCATAAACCAGACCAGAGTTATCGTAGAAATCCTTAGAAAGGATTCGTCCAATGACTTTTTTCATCTGATCCTCAGTGGCATGCAATCCAATTTCCTGTTCAATGGCAGACAACATTTCGCTGCACCGGATATTAGCGCCACCGTGTTTTGGTCCTTTTAGGGAACCGATGGATCCGGTAATGGCGGAATAAATATCAGTTCCAGTGGAAGAGATAACTACATTTGTAAAAGTGGAGTTATTTCCACCGCCGTGATCGGCATGAATCATAAGCATCACATCAAGAAGATTTGCTTCCTGCTCTGTAAAGCTTCCATCCCGCCGAAGGAGATGAAGGATATTTTCTGCCATGGAATATTCAGGGCGAGGATAATGGATAACCAGGCTTTCCCGGTCGTAATGATGGATCTTGCTTTGATATGCATATACAGCAAGGGTTGGCAGCTTTGCAAGGATATTAATTCCTTTTAAAAGTGTTTGATAAGGATCTGTATTATCGGGATCATTATCATAATCATAAAGAGCCAGAATGCTTTTTTGCAGACTGTTCATTAAATTGCTGGAAGGACTGCGGAGCATATTTCTCTCAAAAAATTCATTGGGAAGCGGATAATACTTTTGAAGAACAGAAGTAAATTCCTTTAACTCCTTATCGGAAGGGAGATAACCAAAGAGAAGCAGAAATGCGGTTTCTTCATAACCGTAGCGCCCATTTCCTTTTCCCGTTACCAGATCGCTGATTTCAATTCCCCTGTAGTATAGCTTACCTGGGATATTAAGCTTTTTTCCATCTTCAAACTCATAGCCTACAACGTCAGATACACGGGTAAGTCCTACAATGACACCGGTTCCATCTTCATTTCTAAGTCCTTTTTTTACATCGTGTATTTTGAACAAATTGTTAGGAATATCCGTATAATTGGAAGATTTTCCAAAAGTCTGTGCAATGAATAAGTTGTTCATGGGACGCTTCTCCTTTTTTCAGAATATTCAAAAGCTCCAGAGGCAATCCATTGATAGAAAAGCAGCGCATACAGATCCCTCCGGCGCTGCCTTCATTGGCAATGAAACGTAACTGGCTTTTTATTGTTTGATAGTTTAACATGGAAAAGTATCAAAGTCAACAACTTGTTACAATCACAATTGAAATGTTGTTAATCATAAAAACCTTAGACTGGCAATCTGACAGGATTACCCTGGTTTTTCAATTATAAGCATATTTTTTGCCATTTCTCCACATCATAAGAAAACTACCAAAAATAGAGCAAACAGGAGGTTTCCTAAAATGGCAGATAATCAGGAAAGAAACGATGGTAACAGCCAGGTACAAGATGAGAAGCAAAATGAAATGAGCGCTTCCAGTGATACGGGGAAAGAAAATCTCGATGAGAAAAAGAAAGAAAAAGATATAGAGCAGAAAGAAGATGAAAAGCTGGAGGAGTATGGGCAAATGACTCTTGATGACAACGCCCATAAGAGAAAAATTCATTTACTTTCCATTATAGGAGAGATAGAAGGTCATGAAAACCTCTCTGGCAACAGCAAAGCAACCAAATACGATCATATCCTTCCAAAGCTTGCGGAAATTGAGGACGATGATTCCGTAGAAGGGCTTCTGGTCCTTCTTAATACTTCAGGCGGAGACGTGGATGCAGGACTTGCCATTGCAGAGATGATTGCTTCCTTAAGCATCCCAACCGTATCCCTTGTACTGGGAGGAAGTCATTCCATTGGAGTTCCGCTGGCTGTAAGCACCACTTATTCCTTTATTGTTCCCACAGGAACCATGATGGTACATCCGGTCCGTATGACAGGAATGGTAATTGGAGCTGCTCAGACCTATGAATATTTTGAAATGATTCAGGATCGTATTTTAAGCTTCGTATCCGGTCATGCAAAAATCGCTTATGATCAGGTGAAGCGGCTGATGTTAAATACAGAGATGCTGACCAGAGACTTAGGAACCGTTCTGGTTGGAGAAGAAACTGTAAAAGAAGGCTTGATCGATGAAGTAGGCGGAATCAAGGATGCCCTAAGAAAATTATATGAGTTGATCGAAACTGGTTCCCGTTAATCGTTGCAATTCTCCCGATTTTTTTGTATACTGTTACCAATGGATAAAAGGGGGAAGTATTGTGCCTGAGACAACAAAGAAGAAGACAACAGAAAAAAAAGGGACAAGAGGAAAAGGCGGGAGATCAGGAAACAGCAGCCCCAGAAAAAAAGTAGTTCTTCCGGAGCCGGAATTTATCCACTCAGAAGTAGTTATCATGATGTCATTTGCGGCTGCCGCCATACTGTTTTTAAGTAATTTTGGATTATGTGGTGTGGTCGGTCAGTTTTTACGCAGTGTGCAGCTTGGTATTTTCGGAGGAATCGGATACATCGCACCGGTGCTTCTTTTTGCTGGGACTGCCTTTTACTTATCGAATCAGGGAAATCCAAGAGCGGCATTTAAGCTGGCGTCCTTTGTACTGGCGCTGGTTTCTTTGTGTGGTTTTTTACAGCTTTTATTTGGAGCCAAGCCTGGTGAGGGGACCACTCTCGTTGATATTTATCTGGAGTCCTCTGTGACCGGAGTGGGAGGCGGATTGATCGGCGGCCTTCTTTCCGAAGGACTCACTGCAATTATAGGTGTCGTAGGTGCCTACCTGGTAGTTATCGTACTCCTTATTATTTCCGGAGTCTGTATTACGGAAAAGTCCTTTGTCAACGTGGTAAAGAGCGGAAGCGGAAAAGCGTACCGCCATGCAAAAGAAAATATTGATATACGAAGAGAGATTCACGCAGAACGGCAGGAAGAGAGAAAAAGGCTTCGGGAAGAGCAAAAGCTTCGCGGGGTCAATTTGGATGCAACGAATCTGACAGATTTTCAGCCTCAGACTGGGACGAAGCCAGAAGCTGTGGATTTTGAAGCTGAATTAGGAATCGAGCCTATTCCAGTTCCAGCCATGGAAGAATACTTAGAAGAGGATATTGATATCCAGGCAGGACGCCTGGCAGCTGTTACGGCTCTGGAACCTGAACGACCAAATCCAGCCGATGTATTCAGTGGCAGCATTTCTCCTGTTCAAGAGAAAGAGGAAGATATCGTTCCATTCGAACCAGATTGGAAGAACGAGCCATTTATGGAAGAATTAGACGAACCTTCTATATATATGAAGAAAGAGAGTCGAACCTTAAAGGAGATGGAAGTCGTAGAGGAGGAGTTTCTTCCGGTAGAAAAACCAGATACCTTTACGGTTCCCGAAGAACAGAAGACAGTGGTTACGGCTACCGGAAAAATCATTGAAACAGATACGGAAGCCCTGCAGAAAAAATTGGTGAGCAAACGGGAGGAAGCCGCTAAGGAAGGCGATCTCTCTGTCAGCCAGCAGATCAAACAAAAAGAAGAAGTGGTGAAAAAGGAATACCAGTATCCCCCGGTTACATTATTGAAAAAAGGAAAAGCAACGGCTTTTTCTGACCGGGAATACAGGGAAACTGCCATTAAGCTTCAAAAAACCTTACAAAACTTCGGCGTTGGAGTTACTGTGACTAACATCAGCTGTGGTCCCTCTGTGACCCGGTATGAGCTTCATCCGGAACAAGGCGTAAAGGTGAGTAAAATCGTCAGTCTGGCTGATGATATTAAATTAAGCCTTGCTGCAGCCGATATTCGAATCGAAGCACCCATTCCTGGAAAATCTGCAGTGGGGATTGAAGTACCAAATAAGGAGAATAATATGGTATATCTGAGGGATATTCTGGAAGCGGAAAACTTTAAGAATCACTCCTCTAAGATTGCATTTGCCGTGGGAAAGGATATTGGCGGTCAGGTGGTTGTTACGGATATTGCCAAGATGCCTCATCTGCTCATTGCGGGTGCCACAGGCTCCGGTAAATCCGTCTGCATCAACACTCTGATTATGAGTATTATTTTTAAAGCGGACCCGGAAGACGTAAAGCTGATTATGATCGATCCAAAGGTAGTGGAACTAAGTGTTTACAATGGAATCCCCCACCTTCTTCTGCCGGTAGTCACAGATCCTAAGAAAGCTTCCGGTGCACTGAACTGGGCGGTAGCGGAGATGACGGACCGTTACAACAAATTTGCCCAGTACAATGTAAGGGAAATTAAAGGATATAATGCCAAAGTAGATAGTATCAAAGATATCGATGACGAGAACAAACCGAAAAAGATGCCTCAGATCGTTATCATTATCGACGAGCTTGCAGACCTTATGATGGTGGCTCCGGGAGAAGTAGAGGATGCCATCTGCCGTCTTGCCCAGTTAGCCAGAGCGGCAGGCATTCATCTGGTCATTGCAACACAGCGTCCATCCGTTAATGTCATCACTGGTCTTATCAAGGCCAATGTGCCTTCAAGAGTTGCCTTTGCGGTATCTTCTGGTGTGGACTCCAGAACCATCATTGATATGAACGGTGCGGAAAAACTTTTGGGAAAAGGAGATATGCTGTTTTATCCGGCAGGTTATCCAAAGCCCATGCGTGTACAGGGAGCCTTTGTTTCGGACTCTGAGGTTTCCAAGGTTGTCGATTTCCTGACAGAACAGGGAATGACTCCAGACTATGATCTTGAGGTAGAAAGCATGATTTCTGCATCTCCTGGAGGTCAGGAGATGAAAAGTGGTGGAAATGACCGGGATGAGTATTTTGCTCAGGCAGGAAAATTCATCATTGAAAAAGATAAAGCCTCTATTGGTATGCTGCAGCGGATGTATAAAATCGGCTTTAACCGTGCGGCAAGAATTATGGACCAGCTTGCAGAAGCTGGCGTAGTCGGAGAAGAAGAGGGCACCAAGCCCCGGAAGGTTTTAATGAGTCCGGAAGAATTTGAGGAGATGTTGGAGCAGGGTTATTAATATAGATAGGGAACTTACATACAGGAGGATGATGCGGATGAAAACAGATATTGAAATCGCACAGGAGGCGGTTATGCTTCCGATTAAGGAAGTGGCTGCTTCCTACGGGATTTTAGAAGATGATATTGAGCTATACGGAAAGTATAAGGCAAAGCTTTCAGACCAGCTTTGGGAACAGGTAAAAGATAAAAAGGATGGAAAGCTGGTTTTGGTAACGGCCATTAATCCAACTCCGGCAGGAGAAGGAAAGACCACAACGACAGTAGGACTTGGGGAAGCCTTTGGAGTTATGGAAAAAAAGGCGATGATTGCTTTAAGAGAGCCATCTCTGGGACCGTGTTTTGGAATTAAGGGAGGCGCAGCCGGAGGCGGATATGCTCAGATCGTACCTATGGAGGACTTAAACCTTCATTTTACGGGAGATTTCCATGCCATTACTTCTGCCAATAACCTGTTATCCGCATTGCTGGATAATCACATCCATCAGGGAAATGCCCTGGAGATAGACACTCGTCAGATTCTCTGGAAGCGCTGTCTCGATATGAATGACCGTGCCCTTCGAAACATCGTGATTGGCCTGGGATCAAAAGCAGAGGGGTTTGTGAGAGAAGATCATTTTGTAATCACGGTTGCTTCTGAAATTATGGCCATTCTTTGCCTTGCAAATGACATGGATGATTTAAAAGAACGCCTAGGAAAGATTATTGTGGCATATAATTATGCTGGAGAGCCGGTAACTGCCCATCAGCTCCATGCAGTTGGTGCAATGGCAGCTCTTTTAAAGGACGCCTTAAAGCCTAACCTGATTCAGACCCTGGAGCATACAGGAGCCATTGTTCACGGCGGACCATTTGCCAACATTGCCCATGGCTGCAATAGTGTACGCGCCACAAAGACAGCATTAAAGCTGGCAGATATTGTAGTGACGGAAGCTGGATTTGGTGCTGATTTAGGTGCGGAAAAGTTCATGGATATTAAATGCCGCAAGGCAGGACTTAAGCCGGACGCCATTGTTTTAGTTGCCACCATCAGAGCCCTTAAATATAACGGCGGAGTTCCAAAGGATCAGCTGAACCAGGAGAATATTCCTGCACTTGAAAAAGGAATCGTCAATCTGGCAAAGCACATTGAAAACATGCAGAAATACGGAGTTCCCGTTGTTGTCACTTTAAATTCCTTCCTTACGGATACAGAAGCTGAATACCAGTTCGTCAAGACCTTCTGTGAGGAAAGAGGCTGTGAATTCGCTCTGTCCGAAGTATGGGAAAAGGGCGGAAAAGGCGGAATCCAGCTTGCAGAGAAGGTACTCTATACTCTGGAAAACAAGGAAAGCAAGTTTGCACCCATTTATCCTGATGATATGGGATTAAAGGAGAAGGTGGAGACTGTAGCAAAAGAAATATATGGAGCCAAAGGAGTGACATATGCCCCTGCAGCTTTAAAAGCCCTTAAAAAATTCGAGGAAATGGGATATGGAAACCTGCCAGTCTGTATGGCGAAAACACAGTATTCCCTTTCTGATGACCAGACAAAGCTGGGCCGCCCGGAAGGATTTGAAATCAATGTAAGGGATGCCTATGTATCAGCTGGTGCAGGGTTTGTGGTTGTACTGACAGGTGCCATCATGACGATGCCCGGCCTTCCTAAAAAGCCGGCGGCAGACGGCATTGATATTAATAAAGACGGAATAATAACCGGATTATTCTGATGGAGGTTTCTATGAAGTTTAAAGATTGGCTGAATGACTTAAAATATGAAGTATTACAGGGGAGTCTTGACGAGGAAGTGGATGAAATCGTCTACGACTCCAGAAAAGCCAGAGAAGGTGCTGTATTTGTATGTATGAAGGGAACGAAGGTGGATTCCCATGAATTTATCCCGGCAGTGGCGAAAGCCGGGAGTAAGGTTTTCGTAGTTGAGGAAAGGGTTCCCCTTCCTCAGGGCGTAACTGCAATCTATGTACATAATGCAAGAGAGGCTCTTGCCCTTCTTTCCGCAGCCAGATTTGGTTATCCGGCAGAAAAGATGGTGACCATCGGTGTTACTGGCACCAAGGGAAAAACCACTACCACCCATATGATTAAGGCGGTTTTAGAAGCCTGCGGAAAAAAAGTCGGCATGATCGGCACCACCGGCATTGTCATCGGTGAGACCGTAACTCCTACCAAGAATACAACACCGGAATCCTATGAACTTCATGAGGCATTTAAAAGCATGGTGAAAGCTGGATGCCAATACATGGTAATGGAAGTATCCTCCCAGGCTTACAAAATGCACCGGGTGGCAGGCATTACCTTTGATTACGGCCTGTTCACCAACATTTCTCCCGATCACATTGGACCGGATGAACATGCAGATTTTGAAGAGTATCTGTTCTACAAATCAAGAATTTTCCACACCTGTAAAAAGGGTATTATGAATCAGGATGATGCTCATTTTGAGGAAGTGACAAAAGATGCCGCATGTGAGCTCTACTCCTTTTCCATGGATAGGGAAGGGACGGACTTTAAAGCGGAAAATATCCATTTTGTATCCCAGCCTGATTTCGTGGGAATCGAATTCGATGTAAAGGGACGATATAACCTTTCGGTTCGTGTCAATATACCAGGACGCTTCAATGTGGCCAATGCTCTGGCAGCCGTCAGCGTTTTAAGCTTCCTTGATCTTCCAAAGGACAGAATCTGCCATGGACTGGAACATTTAAGTGTAAACGGCCGTATGGAAATCGTTCACACCTCGGATAAATGTACCGTCATTGTGGATTACGCTCATAATGCTATCAGCATGGAAAGCCTTCTTTCCACACTGAGAGATTATCATCCAAAGCGCCTTGTCTGTGTGTTTGGCTGTGGAGGAAACCGGGCCAAAGACCGCCGTTACTCCATGGGGGACAGCGCCGGCCGTCTGGCGGATTTTACAATTATTACCGCCGATAATTCCAGGTTTGAAAAGACAGAAGATATTATTGCGGATATTCGGGGCAGCATTGTAAAAACCGGCGGTGAATTTATTGAAATCCCGGACCGCAGAGAAGCCATCCGTTACAGTATGGAACATGCTAAACCAGGTGATATGATTGCCATTATAGGCAAAGGCCACGAGGATTACCAGGAGATGAATGGGGTACGTCACCATTTTTCCGACCGGGAAGAGGTTTTAGAGGCAGCAAAAGATCTAAACTTATAAAATACTCAAAAGTGAAACATACATGCCGGAAGCTGTGATTTGGGGCTTTCGGCTTTTCCACGGCAGATGGGAGGTTTGTGCGCCAGAGGCGTACAGGAAACGGAGGAAGTAATGGTAAACATGACGGTAAATGAAGTTATAAAAGCAACAGGAGGCAAACTGCTTTGCGGCCATCCTGATACAGTATTAGAACACTTAAGCATAGATTCCCGAAGTGAGAAGGAGCGCTCCCTGTTTGTTCCATTAATCGGAGAAAAGGTGGATGCCCACCGGTTTATTGACCAGGCATTTTCAAATGGAGCAGCCGCTGTACTGACCAGTGAACACGATTCCATGAATTCTGAAAAGCCATGGATCCGGGTGGAGGATACAAAAAACGCCCTTCAGGCAATTGGACGCTTTTACAGAGAACGTCTTACCATACCTCTGGTAGGAATCACTGGAAGCGTTGGAAAGACAACGACCAGAGAAATGGTAGCATGTGCTCTTTCTGCTGGCTTTAAGGTTTTTAAGACCCCTGGGAACCATAACAGTCAGGTGGGAGTTCCCATCACGCTTTCTGAAATCACTCCAGAAGATGAAATTGGAGTTATTGAACTTGGTATGAGCGAACCTGGAGAATTAACAGTCATTGCTAGGCTTGCAAGCATTCAGATGGCAGTCATTACAAATATTGGAGTCACCCACATAGAGCAGCTTGGTTCCAGGGAAAATATTTATAAAGAAAAGCTTACCATACAGGATGGACTGATGGAAGGCGGAATTCTGTTCTTAAATGGGGATGATGACATTTTAAAAGACACAAAAGCAAAAGAAGGATGTAAAACCATTTACTACGGGACTGGAGCTAATGCAGATTACCGGGCAGAAGATGTACATCTGGAAGAAGGTTTTCCAGCATTTACAGCCGTTTTTGAAGATCAGAGGGTTCCGGTAAAACTGTCTGTCATGGGAAGCCACAATGTTTTAAATGCCATGGTATCCCTTGCAGTTGCATCTGAGCGCGGCATCCCATTGGAAGCGGCTGCAAAGAAACTTTGTGAATTTACCGGCTTTAAGAACCGCCAGCAGATTTATGAATCCAATGGTATGACAATTATAGATGATACCTATAATGCCAGCCCTGTCTCCATGAAAGCCGGTCTTGAGGTATTAAATTCTCTTACAAAGGTAAAACG
It encodes the following:
- a CDS encoding C40 family peptidase gives rise to the protein MDNKNDNKDYVIRLDKARKSRGKNDYKKYLIAGGAGVLLVAGVITAGAFAKRNGGGAAAAALATASEAVNQATANNDEAVKASEEAIKQAEEMKKVVASYKNLGIVKASGYLNIRKTPGTDGDVIGKLQSDGACDILEKTEDGWYKITSGGIEGYINSEYVLTGEEAVKKAESLVKLRAVIKADSMNIRKEASKSSDPVGQALADERYEVLDQTEGWIKISTGYLSSDYVTLEYSLNEARKLDLKAMVFNYYKNIGISDVDNYLNVREEPNEKGKVIAKMPSKAAGEILETTADGWYKIQSGSITGYVKSDYILTGQAAKDEAMQVAQLMAIVNTDMLNARSEPSTDSKIWTQISNNERYPVLKQVDGWVEIELEEDSSAYVATDFVDVRYALPQAIKFSPLEEKANAQSSLRTQIVNYALQFLGNPYVWGGTSLTKGADCSGFTMSVYSKFGIGLPHYSGSQAGKGTAVKSSEMKPGDLLFYANSKGTINHVAMYIGNGQIVHAASRRSGIKISTWNYRSPVKIRNMVGD
- a CDS encoding hydratase; translation: MVKLYEGGAYLINGTELIPEEDSAKIAALTGNTVSKEDAAKGTIAYSILEAHNTSGNMEHLKLRFDSMASHDITFVGIVQTARASGLKEFPIPYVLTNCHNSLCAVGGTINEDDHVFGLSAAKKYGGIFVPPHIAVIHQYMREMMAGCGRMILGSDSHTRYGALGTMAIGEGGGELVKQLLLDTYDVTYPGVVAIYLTGKPSPAVGPHDVALAIIGKVFKNGYVKNKIMEFVGPGVSSMDTDYRNGVDVMTTETTCLSSVWRTDEDTKAYLTLHGRGDDYKELNPADVAYYDGVVTVDLSAIKPMIALPFHPSNTYEIDELNANLADILRTVEKEADQYTGKSGVKLSLTDKIVDGKLMVQQGVIAGCAGGNYSNVMMAAHILSGKDCGNDVFNLSVYPSSQPVYMDLVKKGAITELMTAGATIRTAFCGPCFGAGDTPSNNALSIRHTTRNFPNREGSKPGNGQISCVALMDARSIAATAANGGLLTSAESVVDGYEVPAYEFDSSSYERRVYQGYDAPQAEAELVNGPNIKDWPAMSSLTDNIILKVCSKIMDPVTTTDELIPSGETSSFRSNPLGLAEYTLSRRDPEYVGRSKQVNELEKARKNGECPLKADSELEKAFHALRLYLDQPELKASETEIGSVLYAVKPGDGSAREQAASCQRVLGGLANIANEYATKRYRSNVMNWGMLPFLLDEEPAFEVGDFIYVPDIRTALDGDMEKIKAYVIRNEEGNPIQEINLHIADMTPEERAIVKSGCLINYNRDKKENR
- a CDS encoding citrate synthase — encoded protein: MNNLFIAQTFGKSSNYTDIPNNLFKIHDVKKGLRNEDGTGVIVGLTRVSDVVGYEFEDGKKLNIPGKLYYRGIEISDLVTGKGNGRYGYEETAFLLLFGYLPSDKELKEFTSVLQKYYPLPNEFFERNMLRSPSSNLMNSLQKSILALYDYDNDPDNTDPYQTLLKGINILAKLPTLAVYAYQSKIHHYDRESLVIHYPRPEYSMAENILHLLRRDGSFTEQEANLLDVMLMIHADHGGGNNSTFTNVVISSTGTDIYSAITGSIGSLKGPKHGGANIRCSEMLSAIEQEIGLHATEDQMKKVIGRILSKDFYDNSGLVYGLGHAVYTVSDPRADLLKDCCEKLAKEKKRLDEYEFLTKFETVAKACLAGNGKSLSNNVDFYSGFAYQMLQIPEDMYTPLFVCARMAGWLAHNIENKMYDGRIMRPATKYVGETNPYIKREER
- a CDS encoding ClpP family protease, whose protein sequence is MSASSDTGKENLDEKKKEKDIEQKEDEKLEEYGQMTLDDNAHKRKIHLLSIIGEIEGHENLSGNSKATKYDHILPKLAEIEDDDSVEGLLVLLNTSGGDVDAGLAIAEMIASLSIPTVSLVLGGSHSIGVPLAVSTTYSFIVPTGTMMVHPVRMTGMVIGAAQTYEYFEMIQDRILSFVSGHAKIAYDQVKRLMLNTEMLTRDLGTVLVGEETVKEGLIDEVGGIKDALRKLYELIETGSR